The window CCCGCCGCGACCACCCGGATCGCCTGCACCAGCTCATTGGCCGGAGCATCCTTCAGCAGAAAGCCGCTGGCGCCGGCACGCAACGCCTCCACCACGTACTCGTCGAGATCGAACGTGGTCAGCACCAGCACCTTCGCCGGACCGTCCCGTCCCGGCCCGGTGATCTGACGCGTCGCCTCGACGCCGTCCATCCGCGGCATGCGGATGTCCATCAGCACCACATCGGGCTGCAGCGCCCGCACCTGATCGAGGGCCTGGAGGCCGTCACCGGCCTCACCCACCACCGCAAGATCTCCCTCGGCCTCCAGAATCATCCGGAAGCCGGTGCGCAGCAGCGGCTGGTCATCGACCAGTAGGACGCGGATTGCCACCAGATCTCCTCAAGGTCCTTCGACGGCCGCGGGCCGGCCGGTCCCGGCCCGGACCGGGCCCATTGTGCCCTGGACACCCTGCCCTGATTCCGCCGGCCGCACGGACAGCGGGTATACCGGGGGAGTCCCGCCGAATTCCGGACAGACCGCCTGGTGGTCGCACCAGCCGCAGAGCTTCGTCGGCCGGGGCCGCCACTCGCCCGTCTCCGTGGCCAGCCTGATCGCATCCCACAGAGCCAGCAGCTTGCGCTCCACCCGCTCCAGATCAGCTACGACCGGGTCGTACGTCATGACGTCGCCGCTGCCCAGATAGACCAGCTGCAGCCGCCGCGGCACCACACCCTTCAGCCGCCAGATCACCAGGGCGTAGAACTTCATCTGGAACAGGGCGCCCTCCGCGTACTCCGGCCGCGGCGCCTTCCCCGTCTTGTAGTCCACGATCCGGACCTCGCCCGTCGGCGCCACATCGATCCGGTCGATCACCCCGCGCAGCCGCAGCCCCGACTCCAGCTCCGTCTCGACGAACAGCTCCCGCTCGGCCGGCTCCAGTCGCGTCGGATCCTCCAGCGAGAACCACCGCTCCACCAGCCGCTCCGCCTCCGCCAGCCAGCGCGAGAGCCGCTCGCCCTCCGCATCGTCGGAGAACAGCTCCGACAGCTCCGGCTTCGACTCCAGCAGCCGGTCCCACTGGCCGGGGATCAACGCCGTGGCCCGACCGGCCGTACGCTCCACCGCCGGCTTGTCGAACAGTCGTTCCAGTACCGCATGGACCAGCGTGCCGCGGGTAGCTGCCTCGCTGGGCTTCTCCGGCAGCCTGTCGATGACCCGGAACCGGTACAGCAGAGGACACTGCATGAAGTCACTCGCCCGCGACGGCGACAGGGACGAGGGCGGCTGCGGCGGCCGGGGCACGGAAGTCATGACGAAGACCCTACGACCCCCCACTGACACTCAGCGGCATACCATCGACCACAGACCCTCGCACACCGCATGATCGTGCCGAACGGCACCGACCGAAGGGACCCCGTGGACGAGAGCGGCGACAGCGGCCAGCCGCAGCCCGGCGCAGGGGGAACCGACCCCGCCGCGCCCGAGAACGGCAAACCGCAACGCCC is drawn from Streptomyces sp. NBC_01717 and contains these coding sequences:
- a CDS encoding RecB family exonuclease encodes the protein MQCPLLYRFRVIDRLPEKPSEAATRGTLVHAVLERLFDKPAVERTAGRATALIPGQWDRLLESKPELSELFSDDAEGERLSRWLAEAERLVERWFSLEDPTRLEPAERELFVETELESGLRLRGVIDRIDVAPTGEVRIVDYKTGKAPRPEYAEGALFQMKFYALVIWRLKGVVPRRLQLVYLGSGDVMTYDPVVADLERVERKLLALWDAIRLATETGEWRPRPTKLCGWCDHQAVCPEFGGTPPVYPLSVRPAESGQGVQGTMGPVRAGTGRPAAVEGP
- a CDS encoding response regulator gives rise to the protein MAIRVLLVDDQPLLRTGFRMILEAEGDLAVVGEAGDGLQALDQVRALQPDVVLMDIRMPRMDGVEATRQITGPGRDGPAKVLVLTTFDLDEYVVEALRAGASGFLLKDAPANELVQAIRVVAAGEAMLAPSITRRLLDKYADHLPSGEDAVPDTLHTLTEREVEVLKLVARGLSNAEIAADLFVSETTVKTHVGHVLTKLGLRDRVQAAVYAYESGLVRPGAQ